The genomic interval TTACCAATATCCATATATGTTTTCTTATGATGTTAAGATAATCCGTAAGATGAACCTCGCGATTAAGCGGTTTCCTACCAAATGTATTGTTAAATTCGTTATTTTGGTTCAAGGCTTTGCTCTCCTTATAAAAGATACGTATAGTTTCTTATCAGTAATTTTTTTGGCAACACTTTAGTCTTTTGAAAAAGTAGGGGCGAAGCATTTGCTCGTTTGGGTATGAACGCATTTATGACAATTTACAGCAAATGCTTCGCCCCTAAACTACGACTATTGGAATTTTTCAAAAAACTAAAGTGTTGCCTCCTTTGTATTTTTTGGCAAAATATTTAATGGTTAAATCCGAAATACTAAATACAAATCCCCCCCCTGCACCCTCGCCAGCGGGGGACATTCTCCCCCTTTGTAGGGGGCAAGGGGGAGGATTTTAGAATATGTTTCATATTTTCATGCTTCGCGCTTGCTTGGTGGGAGCATTCCTGATTTTTTGTAACAGTTTAGATTTTTGGAAAAACAAAAATGCTCGTTCCCAAGCTCCGGCTTGGGAACGTAATTGCGTTGGAAGCTCTAGCTTCCATTTAGCCGGCAAGCGAAGCTTCATGTATTATTCGATTCAAAAGAGGTTTCCAAATATCTTGGGTAACATACTGAAAAGCCTCCAAGCTGACATCCTGGGTTCATTCCCTTTTCCATTCGAAGCTGGAGCTTCTCAAACAATCCCGTTCCCAAGCCGGAGCTTGGGAACGAGCGGTTTTTTTACCCACCCATTATTCCCCTCTTGGGAAGGGAATAATGAGTGGGTTGACGGCATAATGAAAAACCTTGAAACACTTTAGTCTTTTTCAAAAAACTAACGTGTTACAAAAATTCACACTTCAAGCCGATTTTTAAAAATACCTTACAGGCACTCTGATAATATCGTTTGGCTTTACCAGTGCATCAAGTTTTGCTTTATACTCCTCTTCTTTTCCATCTTTCGTCCTCACTACGATTACGCGGCGAGGAGATGCTTTTTCCGTTACCCCACCCGCCTGCGCAATTGCCTGGCGGACGGTCATACTGTTTTTCCAGTAGTATTCACCGGGGGTTGTTACTTCCCCAACCACATACACTTTTTTACTCCGATACTTTTTTACCCTTATCGTTACTTGCGGAGAGACAAAATATCCTCCCTCCAATAATTTCTTCTCCATAAGTATTTCCAGATCAAAGACTGACAGGCCGTCGGCATCCACCTTGCCAATTAAGGGAAAGGTAAAGGCTCCGTTTTGTGATACTTCAACCATTCTGTCCATGTCTTCGTTGTCCCACACACGGATATCAAGGATATCTTCAGGCCCGACCACATATTCATTATTTGAAATGTTGTCGGCTGAGAAGGCAAAGGATGTCGTGCACAGTAATCCTATAAAAATGCATATTATTTGTAATGTAGTTTTCGACTGTTTTTTTCTCATATCAGGCTCCTTTCTTTTAAGTAAATAGTTGTTATTAGTCATTATTCATTATTCATTGGTACCTTATCAGTAATTTCTTTGCTTTTTTGGGCAAAATATTTAATTGTCCAGTCGGCAGTCGGCAAATTGCAGATTGAGGACTGAGGACTGAGGACTGAGGACTGTTTTCTTTCTTGCTTGTCTGGTTCTGGCTATGCCAGCTTATATTATTCAACCGTTACGCTCTTTGCCAGGTTTCTTGGTTTATCCACATTGCACCCTCGCATAACTGCCATGTGGTATGCCAGTAATTGAAGGGGGATGACAGAAAGCAAAGGGGTTAGTACTGCCGGTGCATCCGGGATATACACTACGTGATCCGCTTTCCCCTGTATCTGCTCGTCGCCTTCTGTCGCGATAGCAATGACCCTCCCTTTTCTTGACTTTACCTCTTCGATATTGTTGAGTATTTTCCCATATGTGGCGTCCTTTGTAGCAATAACTATTACCGGCATGTTTTCGTCTATTAACGCAATAGGCCCGTGTTTCATCTCCGCTGCCGGATATCCCTGCGCGTGAATATATGATATCTCCTTCAGCTTTAAAGCGCCTTCAAGCGCTACGGGATAGTTGAACCCACGCCCCAGATACAACGCATGATTTTTATCTTTGTAGGCATCCGCCATCTCACGGATTTCCTCTTCTCTATCAAGGATCTTTTGAATCTTGCCTGGAATGGAATTAATTGCAGTTATCATTTCCGGAACTTTTGGGTCCGTCTTGTGCCTTAACAATAGTATATGGAGGGCAAACAAATAGAAGGCGGCTACCTGAGCAGTAAATGCCTTTGTAGAGGCAA from Candidatus Kuenenia stuttgartiensis carries:
- a CDS encoding polysaccharide biosynthesis/export family protein, which translates into the protein MRKKQSKTTLQIICIFIGLLCTTSFAFSADNISNNEYVVGPEDILDIRVWDNEDMDRMVEVSQNGAFTFPLIGKVDADGLSVFDLEILMEKKLLEGGYFVSPQVTIRVKKYRSKKVYVVGEVTTPGEYYWKNSMTVRQAIAQAGGVTEKASPRRVIVVRTKDGKEEEYKAKLDALVKPNDIIRVPVRYF